A region of Marmota flaviventris isolate mMarFla1 chromosome 11, mMarFla1.hap1, whole genome shotgun sequence DNA encodes the following proteins:
- the Des gene encoding desmin isoform X2, producing the protein MSQAYSSSQRVSSYRRTFGGAPGFSLGSPLGSPVFPRAGFGTKGSSSSVTSRVYQVSRTSGGAGGLGSLRASRLGSTRAPSYGAGELLDFSLADAVNQEFLTTRTNEKVELQELNDRFANYIEKVRFLEQQNAALAAEVNRLKGREPTRVAELYEEELRELRRQVEVLTNQRARVDVERDNLIDDLQRLKAKLQEEIQLKEEAENNLAAFRADVDAATLARIDLERRIESLNEEIAFLKKVHEEDLLNVKMALDVEIATYRKLLEGEESRINLPIQTFSALNFRETSPEQRGSEVHTKKTVMIKTIETRDGEVVSEATQQQHEVL; encoded by the exons ATGAGCCAGGCCTACTCGTCCAGCCAGCGCGTGTCCTCCTACCGCCGCACCTTCGGCGGGGCCCCTGGCTTCTCGCTCGGCTCCCCGCTGGGCTCGCCGGTGTTCCCTCGCGCAGGCTTTGGCACCAAGGGCTCCTCGAGCTCGGTGACATCCCGCGTGTACCAGGTGTCGCGCACGTCGGGCGGGGCCGGGGGCCTGGGGTCGCTGCGGGCCAGCCGGCTGGGGTCGACCCGCGCGCCCTCCTACGGCGCGGGCGAGCTGCTGGATTTCTCGCTGGCCGACGCGGTGAACCAGGAGTTCCTGACCACACGCACCAACGAGAAGGTGGAGCTGCAGGAGCTCAATGACCGCTTCGCCAACTACATCGAGAAGGTGCGCTTCCTGGAGCAGCAGAACGCCGCGCTCGCCGCCGAGGTGAACCGGCTCAAGGGCCGCGAGCCGACGCGAGTCGCCGAGCTTTACGAGGAGGAGCTGCGCGAGCTGCGGCGCCAGGTGGAGGTGCTCACCAACCAGCGTGCCCGCGTCGACGTCGAGCGAGACAACCTGATCGACGACCTGCAGCGTCTCAAGGCCAA GCTGCAGGAAGAGATCCAGctgaaagaagaagcagagaacAATCTGGCTGCCTTCAGAGCG GATGTAGATGCAGCCACTCTAGCCCGCATTGACCTGGAGCGAAGAATTGAATCTCTCAACGAAGAAATTGCGTTCCTTAAGAAAGTACATGAAGAG GACCTGCTCAATGTGAAGATGGCCCTGGATGTGGAGATTGCCACCTACAGGAAGCTGCTAGAGGGCGAGGAGAGCCG GATCAACCTCCCTATCCAGACCTTCTCTGCTCTCAACTTCCGAG AAACCAGCCCTGAGCAAAGGGGTTCTGAGGTGCACACCAAGAAGACAGTGATGATCAAGACCATCGAGACCCGGGATGGGGAG GTCGTCAGTGAGGCTACACAGCAGCAGCATGAGGTGCTCTAA
- the Des gene encoding desmin isoform X1: MSQAYSSSQRVSSYRRTFGGAPGFSLGSPLGSPVFPRAGFGTKGSSSSVTSRVYQVSRTSGGAGGLGSLRASRLGSTRAPSYGAGELLDFSLADAVNQEFLTTRTNEKVELQELNDRFANYIEKVRFLEQQNAALAAEVNRLKGREPTRVAELYEEELRELRRQVEVLTNQRARVDVERDNLIDDLQRLKAKLQEEIQLKEEAENNLAAFRADVDAATLARIDLERRIESLNEEIAFLKKVHEEEIRELQAQLQEQQVQVEMDMSKPDLTAALRDIRAQYETIAAKNISEAEEWYKSKVSDLTQAANKNNDALRQAKQEMMEYRHQIQSYTCEIDALKGTNDSLMRQMRELEDRFASEASGYQDNIARLEEEIRHLKDEMARHLREYQDLLNVKMALDVEIATYRKLLEGEESRINLPIQTFSALNFRETSPEQRGSEVHTKKTVMIKTIETRDGEVVSEATQQQHEVL; this comes from the exons ATGAGCCAGGCCTACTCGTCCAGCCAGCGCGTGTCCTCCTACCGCCGCACCTTCGGCGGGGCCCCTGGCTTCTCGCTCGGCTCCCCGCTGGGCTCGCCGGTGTTCCCTCGCGCAGGCTTTGGCACCAAGGGCTCCTCGAGCTCGGTGACATCCCGCGTGTACCAGGTGTCGCGCACGTCGGGCGGGGCCGGGGGCCTGGGGTCGCTGCGGGCCAGCCGGCTGGGGTCGACCCGCGCGCCCTCCTACGGCGCGGGCGAGCTGCTGGATTTCTCGCTGGCCGACGCGGTGAACCAGGAGTTCCTGACCACACGCACCAACGAGAAGGTGGAGCTGCAGGAGCTCAATGACCGCTTCGCCAACTACATCGAGAAGGTGCGCTTCCTGGAGCAGCAGAACGCCGCGCTCGCCGCCGAGGTGAACCGGCTCAAGGGCCGCGAGCCGACGCGAGTCGCCGAGCTTTACGAGGAGGAGCTGCGCGAGCTGCGGCGCCAGGTGGAGGTGCTCACCAACCAGCGTGCCCGCGTCGACGTCGAGCGAGACAACCTGATCGACGACCTGCAGCGTCTCAAGGCCAA GCTGCAGGAAGAGATCCAGctgaaagaagaagcagagaacAATCTGGCTGCCTTCAGAGCG GATGTAGATGCAGCCACTCTAGCCCGCATTGACCTGGAGCGAAGAATTGAATCTCTCAACGAAGAAATTGCGTTCCTTAAGAAAGTACATGAAGAG GAGATACGTGAGCTGCAGGCCCAGCTTCAAGAACAGCAGGTCCAGGTGGAGATGGACATGTCCAAGCCAGACCTTACAGCTGCCCTTAGGGACATCCGGGCTCAGTACGAGACCATCGCAGCTAAGAACATCTCTGAAGCTGAAGAGTGGTACAAGTCCAAG GTGTCCGATCTGACCCAGGCAGCCAATAAGAACAATGATGCACTGCGCCAAGCCAAGCAGGAGATGATGGAATACCGGCACCAGATCCAGTCCTACACCTGCGAGATTGATGCTCTCAAAGGCACC AATGATTCCCTGATGAGACAGATGCGGGAGCTGGAGGACCGCTTTGCCAGCGAGGCCAGCGGCTACCAGGACAACATCGCACGGCTGGAGGAGGAGATCCGGCACCTCAAAGATGAGATGGCCCGCCATCTGCGCGAGTACCAGGACCTGCTCAATGTGAAGATGGCCCTGGATGTGGAGATTGCCACCTACAGGAAGCTGCTAGAGGGCGAGGAGAGCCG GATCAACCTCCCTATCCAGACCTTCTCTGCTCTCAACTTCCGAG AAACCAGCCCTGAGCAAAGGGGTTCTGAGGTGCACACCAAGAAGACAGTGATGATCAAGACCATCGAGACCCGGGATGGGGAG GTCGTCAGTGAGGCTACACAGCAGCAGCATGAGGTGCTCTAA